The following are encoded in a window of Novosphingobium sp. THN1 genomic DNA:
- the folD gene encoding bifunctional methylenetetrahydrofolate dehydrogenase/methenyltetrahydrofolate cyclohydrolase FolD: MTAAVIDGKAFAATLRARVGDLAAAFEAQAGRKAGLAVVLVGEDPASQVYVRSKGKSTIEAGMNSFEHKLPAETSEADLLAMVEKLNADPAVDGILVQLPLPKHIDEQKVIAAINPDKDVDGFHVTNAGRLAVGQPGFVPCTPLGCLMLLKDKLGDLSGLDAVVIGRSNIVGKPMAQLLIAESCTVTVAHSRTKNLAEVVKRADIVVAAVGRPEMVKGDWIKPGATVIDVGINRVPGAEAGKTKLVGDVDYASAAEVASAITPVPGGVGPMTIAVLLRNALVAAYRNEGLELAADAI, from the coding sequence ATGACTGCTGCCGTGATCGACGGAAAGGCCTTCGCCGCCACCCTGCGCGCCCGCGTGGGTGACCTTGCCGCTGCGTTCGAAGCGCAGGCCGGGCGCAAGGCTGGCCTCGCCGTAGTGCTGGTGGGCGAAGACCCGGCAAGCCAAGTCTATGTGCGCTCCAAGGGCAAGAGCACGATCGAGGCCGGCATGAACAGCTTCGAGCACAAGCTGCCCGCCGAGACTTCGGAAGCCGATCTGCTGGCGATGGTCGAGAAGCTCAACGCCGACCCCGCTGTCGATGGCATCCTTGTCCAGCTGCCGCTGCCCAAGCACATCGACGAGCAGAAGGTCATCGCCGCGATCAATCCCGACAAGGATGTCGACGGCTTTCACGTGACCAACGCCGGCCGCCTTGCCGTGGGGCAGCCGGGCTTCGTGCCCTGCACGCCGCTGGGCTGCCTGATGCTGCTCAAGGACAAGCTTGGTGACCTTTCCGGCCTCGACGCAGTGGTGATCGGGCGGTCCAACATCGTGGGCAAGCCGATGGCGCAACTGCTGATCGCGGAAAGCTGCACCGTCACCGTGGCGCACAGCCGCACCAAGAACCTCGCCGAAGTGGTGAAGCGGGCCGATATCGTGGTGGCTGCGGTGGGGCGTCCCGAGATGGTCAAGGGCGACTGGATCAAGCCGGGCGCAACCGTGATCGACGTGGGCATCAATCGGGTGCCCGGCGCCGAAGCCGGCAAGACGAAGCTTGTGGGCGACGTGGACTATGCTTCTGCCGCCGAAGTTGCCTCGGCCATCACGCCGGTGCCCGGCGGCGTCGGCCCGATGACGATCGCCGTGCTGCTGCGCAACGCGCTCGTTGCAGCCTATCGCAACGAAGGGCTGGAACTGGCCGCAGACGCGATCTGA
- a CDS encoding MarC family protein, protein MWQLFLSAFVTLFVVIDPPGCAPIYAGLTANATAKQAFSMALRACLIATGILLVFALFGEDLLGALHIELDSFRIAGGIMLFLIALDMVFEKRTERREERAEKVRTAQPQVEDVSVFPMAMPMLAGPGSIASVMLLTARANGINETAVILGALAVVMVLSFIALVAARPLIRALGSQVEAVITRLLGVLLAALAAQFVIDGIQAQF, encoded by the coding sequence ATGTGGCAGCTGTTTCTCTCCGCCTTCGTCACGCTGTTCGTGGTGATCGACCCGCCCGGCTGTGCGCCGATCTACGCCGGCCTCACTGCCAATGCGACGGCGAAACAGGCGTTCTCCATGGCCCTGCGTGCCTGCCTGATCGCCACCGGCATCCTGCTGGTCTTCGCGCTGTTCGGGGAGGACCTGCTGGGCGCTCTGCACATCGAGCTCGACAGCTTCCGCATTGCCGGGGGCATCATGCTGTTCCTGATTGCGCTCGACATGGTGTTCGAGAAGCGCACCGAACGGCGTGAGGAGCGAGCCGAGAAGGTGCGCACGGCCCAGCCGCAGGTGGAGGATGTCTCGGTCTTCCCGATGGCCATGCCGATGCTGGCCGGCCCCGGCTCGATCGCCTCGGTCATGCTGCTGACCGCGCGGGCCAACGGGATCAATGAGACTGCCGTGATCCTCGGCGCGCTGGCCGTGGTGATGGTGCTGAGCTTCATCGCGCTGGTCGCAGCCCGGCCACTGATCCGCGCGCTGGGATCGCAGGTCGAGGCCGTGATCACCCGCCTGCTCGGCGTGCTGCTGGCGGCCCTGGCGGCGCAGTTCGTGATCGACGGAATTCAGGCGCAGTTCTAA
- a CDS encoding LON peptidase substrate-binding domain-containing protein, translating to MGASANTTRLSIFPLTGAVLYPGLQLPLHIFEPRYRAMVSDSLARDRRIAMIQPQSPVEGATLFSVGCVGKIADVEALEDGRFNLVLEGIARFRMIRELDVTTPFRQIEAELLTDDMAEALSAVERASFEQEARRFADAQGYAVDWDSVGRLDDMSLINGVSQIAPFDAAAKQALLEADTLAARCELLVQLMQFFGKRDSDDGGRVTLQ from the coding sequence ATGGGCGCGAGCGCAAACACGACGCGCCTGTCGATCTTCCCGCTGACGGGCGCGGTCCTTTATCCCGGCCTGCAGCTGCCGCTGCACATCTTTGAACCCCGCTATCGCGCCATGGTCAGCGATTCGCTGGCGCGCGACCGGCGTATCGCGATGATCCAGCCGCAATCGCCGGTCGAGGGCGCGACGCTGTTCAGCGTGGGCTGCGTCGGCAAGATCGCCGATGTCGAAGCGTTGGAGGACGGGCGGTTCAATCTCGTGCTCGAAGGCATCGCGCGCTTCCGCATGATCCGCGAACTCGACGTGACCACGCCGTTCCGCCAGATCGAGGCCGAACTGCTCACCGACGACATGGCCGAAGCGCTGAGCGCGGTCGAGCGCGCGTCGTTCGAACAGGAAGCCCGTCGCTTCGCCGATGCCCAGGGCTATGCGGTCGATTGGGACTCGGTCGGCCGACTGGACGACATGTCGCTGATCAACGGCGTCTCCCAGATCGCGCCGTTCGATGCCGCCGCCAAGCAGGCCCTGCTCGAAGCCGATACCCTCGCCGCCCGCTGCGAGCTGCTGGTCCAGCTCATGCAGTTCTTCGGCAAGCGCGACAGTGACGACGGCGGGCGGGTAACGCTTCAATGA
- a CDS encoding tetratricopeptide repeat protein, with protein MGLNLDEQKAVDRFRKNVVEPSMTKLVILDFWAEWCGPCKALTPVLEKVAAEYADKGVILAKVNVDEEQFIAAQFQVRSIPTVYAMFQGQPVADLTPARTESQLKQYLDQILAKLPVQGGEPEQDVTPLLAMGEEVLAEGDGERAASIFAQIVEIAPDNAPAHAGLVRALIAAGEKDKAQAVLDSLDPKLAADPALAQARSALALAEDAPEEGELAALRAAAAERPADMDAQLAFANGLYAAGQRDEAATKLLAMIAADREWNEGAAKARLLQIFEAIGLEDPWVAATRRKLSTVLFG; from the coding sequence ATGGGGCTCAATCTCGACGAACAGAAGGCAGTGGACCGCTTCCGCAAGAACGTGGTTGAGCCGTCGATGACCAAGCTGGTGATTCTCGATTTCTGGGCCGAATGGTGCGGGCCGTGCAAGGCGCTGACGCCGGTGCTCGAAAAGGTCGCCGCCGAGTATGCCGACAAGGGCGTGATCCTCGCCAAGGTCAATGTCGACGAGGAACAGTTCATCGCCGCGCAGTTCCAGGTGCGCTCGATCCCCACGGTCTATGCGATGTTCCAGGGCCAGCCAGTGGCCGACCTGACGCCCGCACGCACCGAATCGCAGCTCAAGCAGTACCTCGACCAGATTCTCGCCAAGCTGCCGGTGCAGGGCGGTGAGCCGGAACAGGACGTCACCCCGCTGCTCGCGATGGGCGAGGAAGTGCTGGCCGAAGGCGATGGCGAGCGGGCAGCCAGCATCTTTGCCCAGATCGTCGAGATCGCACCCGACAATGCCCCGGCCCACGCCGGCCTCGTGCGCGCACTGATTGCCGCGGGCGAGAAGGACAAGGCGCAGGCCGTGCTCGATTCGCTTGACCCCAAGCTCGCCGCCGATCCGGCCCTGGCTCAGGCGCGCTCGGCGCTGGCACTGGCCGAGGATGCACCGGAAGAGGGCGAACTCGCGGCCTTGCGCGCTGCGGCGGCAGAACGCCCGGCCGACATGGACGCCCAGCTCGCCTTTGCCAACGGCCTCTATGCCGCCGGCCAGCGTGACGAGGCCGCGACCAAGCTCCTTGCCATGATCGCCGCCGACCGCGAATGGAACGAGGGCGCGGCCAAGGCTCGCCTGCTGCAAATCTTCGAGGCGATCGGGCTGGAAGATCCCTGGGTTGCGGCCACACGCCGCAAGCTCTCCACCGTGCTGTTCGGTTGA
- a CDS encoding ArdC family protein: MASFRARRASAPERTDLYQDITDRIIAQLEQGRVPWVQPWDSAAAALDLPVNASTRARYSGINILILWSAMIERGFTTNRFLTFRQALELGGNVRKGERGMTVVYAHRYTPQQERERAREEDRTPGTIPFLKRYTVFSTDQCDGLPEDLSAPVAPVDRSLILPEADALIRATGADIRIMGGEAFYVPSRDYIQIPRPDAFPDPINWHRTAFHELGHWTGHPSRLSRDQSGRFGSPEYGREELCAEMTSAFVCAALGIEPSVRHADYLGSWLAILREDNRAIVRAASAASKAADFLLAFGRGKRRRPSSRGRREVAARANGGIRARASPSPDRRRPPHRGKGKPGAS; the protein is encoded by the coding sequence ATGGCATCTTTCCGCGCACGCCGCGCTTCCGCACCTGAGCGGACCGACCTCTATCAGGACATCACTGACCGGATCATCGCCCAGCTCGAGCAGGGCCGCGTGCCCTGGGTACAGCCGTGGGATTCAGCAGCTGCAGCGCTCGACCTGCCGGTCAATGCCAGCACCCGGGCGCGCTACAGCGGGATCAACATCCTGATCCTGTGGAGCGCGATGATCGAACGCGGCTTCACCACCAATCGCTTCCTCACCTTCCGCCAGGCGCTGGAACTGGGCGGCAATGTCCGCAAGGGTGAGCGCGGCATGACCGTGGTCTATGCTCACCGCTACACCCCGCAGCAGGAGCGCGAACGGGCCCGCGAGGAAGACCGGACGCCCGGCACGATCCCGTTCCTGAAGCGCTACACGGTCTTTTCGACCGACCAGTGCGACGGCTTGCCCGAGGACTTGAGCGCACCGGTCGCGCCGGTCGACCGGTCACTGATCCTGCCTGAGGCAGATGCCCTGATCCGCGCCACCGGCGCCGATATCCGCATCATGGGCGGCGAGGCCTTCTACGTGCCCTCGCGCGACTATATCCAGATCCCGCGTCCCGATGCGTTCCCTGACCCGATCAACTGGCACCGCACGGCCTTCCATGAGCTTGGTCACTGGACGGGTCATCCGAGCCGGCTCTCCCGCGATCAGTCCGGCCGCTTCGGCTCACCCGAATATGGCCGGGAGGAGCTCTGCGCCGAGATGACGAGCGCTTTCGTCTGCGCCGCGCTCGGGATCGAGCCCAGCGTGCGCCATGCCGACTACCTTGGCTCGTGGCTGGCGATCCTGCGCGAGGACAATCGCGCCATCGTGCGGGCCGCAAGTGCCGCCTCGAAGGCGGCGGACTTCCTCCTCGCTTTCGGACGGGGGAAGAGGAGGCGCCCGAGTTCGCGCGGGCGGCGTGAGGTCGCCGCGCGGGCTAACGGCGGGATCAGGGCAAGGGCGTCGCCGTCCCCGGACAGGCGGCGCCCGCCCCATAGAGGGAAAGGGAAGCCGGGGGCTTCGTGA
- a CDS encoding ParB/RepB/Spo0J family partition protein, with protein sequence MASAASKIVLSQSRDIPFNQLVLSQANVRRIKTGVSIEALAEDIARRTLLQSLNVRPQLDDAGQETGRFEVPAGGRRFRALELLVKQKRMAKTQPVPCVVREGSDISAEEDSLAENTHREQLHPLDQFRAMQVLSDQGLGLEDIAAHFMVTPAVVRQRLKLASVSPMLHAIYADDGMTLDQLMAFSVCEDHERQEQVWEMLAHSFNRSPAYIRSRLTEDTVRASDKRVRFVTLEAYVTAGGSVMRDLFEDDHGGWLQDVQLLDKLVAERLQSEAAQLEADGWKWAAAAVDFPWGYRDGMRVITGTAAELTQEEQARVEALQAEAAGIENDYEGVSEIPDEVEQRLTAIDQELALLLERSPVFAPEDMAMAGVFISIDVDGSLHVERGFVRAEDEPKPDSDMPDDGGYAGGEDGHDAGSVDADRPFGGEPSQGSEPSGEPEEDESSIKPLPDKLVCELTAERTLALQDAVANRPDVAFAVVLHAMVLQTFYHGARESCLGVAVHRTGFPHQAPGMADSVSARAIIARHDQWKAKLPEHDIDLWAALLSMTGADQAALFAHCAAFGINAQWEPASRYDGRVSAHTVARRIEHAHVLARAVDLDMVAAGWKPGVENYLGRVTKPHILAAVAEARGEETAALIDHLKKGDMAREAARLLEDSAWLPEPLRTPGIADLVDLGAVSTAASDDLPAFLTGDGEPEDGEDGSFDAWAIAAE encoded by the coding sequence ATGGCAAGTGCCGCTTCCAAGATCGTCCTGTCGCAGTCGCGCGACATTCCCTTCAACCAGCTGGTCCTGAGCCAGGCCAACGTCCGGCGGATCAAGACCGGCGTCTCGATCGAGGCGCTGGCCGAGGACATCGCCCGGCGCACCCTGCTCCAGAGCCTCAATGTCCGCCCGCAGCTCGACGACGCGGGTCAAGAAACCGGCCGGTTTGAGGTTCCCGCCGGCGGTCGCCGCTTCCGTGCGCTCGAACTGCTGGTCAAGCAGAAGCGCATGGCGAAGACCCAGCCTGTTCCCTGCGTGGTGCGCGAGGGCAGCGACATTTCCGCAGAGGAAGATTCGCTGGCGGAAAACACCCACCGCGAACAGCTGCATCCCCTCGACCAGTTTCGCGCCATGCAGGTGCTGAGCGATCAGGGCCTGGGGCTTGAGGACATCGCCGCACATTTCATGGTGACGCCGGCTGTCGTGCGCCAGCGGCTCAAGCTCGCCTCGGTCTCGCCCATGCTGCATGCGATCTATGCCGATGACGGCATGACCCTCGATCAGCTGATGGCCTTCTCGGTCTGCGAGGATCACGAGCGGCAGGAGCAGGTCTGGGAGATGCTGGCGCACAGCTTCAACCGTTCGCCCGCCTATATCCGCTCGCGCCTGACCGAAGATACCGTGCGCGCCTCCGACAAGCGGGTCCGCTTCGTCACGCTCGAGGCCTATGTGACTGCGGGCGGCAGCGTCATGCGCGACCTGTTCGAGGATGACCACGGGGGCTGGCTGCAGGACGTGCAGCTCCTCGACAAGCTGGTCGCTGAACGCTTGCAGTCCGAAGCAGCACAGCTCGAAGCTGACGGGTGGAAATGGGCGGCGGCGGCAGTCGATTTTCCCTGGGGTTACCGCGACGGCATGCGCGTCATCACCGGCACGGCCGCCGAGCTCACCCAGGAAGAACAGGCCCGGGTCGAAGCCTTGCAAGCCGAAGCTGCGGGTATCGAGAACGACTACGAGGGTGTCTCCGAGATCCCGGATGAGGTCGAACAGCGGCTGACCGCGATCGACCAGGAGCTGGCGCTGCTGCTGGAACGCTCGCCGGTATTTGCACCCGAGGACATGGCGATGGCTGGGGTATTCATCAGCATCGATGTCGACGGATCGCTCCATGTCGAACGCGGCTTCGTGCGCGCCGAGGATGAGCCGAAGCCTGACTCGGACATGCCGGATGACGGCGGGTATGCTGGCGGCGAAGATGGGCACGATGCCGGAAGCGTCGATGCCGATCGGCCCTTTGGCGGCGAACCGTCGCAGGGCAGCGAACCTTCCGGCGAGCCCGAAGAAGACGAGAGCAGCATCAAACCGCTGCCCGACAAGCTCGTCTGCGAACTGACCGCCGAGCGCACGCTGGCGTTGCAGGATGCGGTTGCGAACCGCCCTGACGTGGCCTTTGCCGTCGTCCTCCATGCCATGGTCCTCCAGACGTTCTACCATGGAGCGCGGGAAAGCTGTCTCGGCGTGGCGGTGCATCGCACCGGCTTCCCGCACCAGGCGCCGGGCATGGCGGATTCGGTCAGCGCCCGCGCGATCATCGCGCGGCATGACCAGTGGAAGGCCAAACTGCCCGAGCACGACATCGATCTATGGGCAGCTCTTCTGTCCATGACCGGCGCCGACCAGGCAGCCCTGTTCGCCCATTGCGCCGCTTTCGGCATCAATGCGCAGTGGGAACCGGCCAGCCGCTACGATGGCAGGGTTTCCGCCCACACGGTGGCGCGACGCATCGAGCATGCCCATGTCCTCGCCCGCGCAGTCGATCTCGACATGGTGGCCGCAGGCTGGAAGCCGGGCGTCGAGAACTACCTCGGCCGGGTGACCAAGCCGCACATTCTTGCTGCGGTGGCCGAAGCCCGGGGCGAGGAGACCGCAGCGCTGATCGATCACCTCAAGAAAGGCGACATGGCCCGCGAGGCAGCCCGCCTGCTCGAGGACAGCGCATGGCTGCCCGAACCGCTGCGCACGCCGGGCATCGCCGATCTTGTCGATCTTGGCGCAGTCAGCACCGCAGCGAGTGACGACCTGCCAGCCTTCCTCACCGGCGACGGGGAGCCCGAGGACGGTGAAGACGGCAGCTTCGACGCGTGGGCCATCGCGGCCGAGTGA
- a CDS encoding strawberry notch-like NTP hydrolase domain-containing protein, translated as MITAATALLPLLVRGERIATARLRRVMEEAFGGSDAEGRWSWKLAYEACEAAQVLFLRRYGAALLRRPGGAQALLAAIQRLADLLPTQTRRSEDGQAFQQFSTPLPLGLVAAVAARITPSDLVLEPSAGTGMLAILAEIMGARLHLNELADGRADLLSGLFATLPVTRHDAAQIDDFLEPDLSPSLVLMNPPFSAAVHVKGRVRDAALRHMRSAFARLAPGGRLVAITGANCSPHDPAWQDAFAELQQAGTLVFTAAIAGKVFAPHGTAIATRLTVIDKLPAADPLAFPEPRGMAPDVASLLDWILADLSPRPDCTPSVPVHIVGPQDGRATGMQHGRPAVVAVPLKGNVPSLEGIELEYETLESAPADTVQLGEAIYEPYTLQSLRIPGAVPHPTPLVQSAAMASVAPPPPNYRPHVPARLVADGMLSDTQLESVIYAGEAHAGFLSGAWAVDATFDVLSAASEEQEGAVRFRRGWFLGDGTGAGKGRQVAGIILDNWLKGRRRALWISVSDRLLEDAQRDWAALGQERLQVTPLSRFRQGSPIRFAEGILFTTYATLRSQEREGKASRLAQIVEWLGCDFDGVIVFDEAHAMANAAGGKGSRGEQTPSQQGRAGLRLQHALPSARVVYVSATGATTVQNLAYAQRLGLWSGEDFPFATRGEFVAAIENGGVAAMEVLARDLKALGLYASRSLSFDGVEYDMLEHALTGEQVRIYDAYAAAFQVIHNHLDAALAAANVTSVTGTLNAQARSAARSAFESAKQRFFNHLITAMQCPSVIAAIEQDLEAGQAAVVQIVSTGEALMERRLADIPTEEWNDVRVDITPREYVLSYLEHSFPVQLFEPYSDEEGNLSSRPVWKDGQPVLCREAVARRQQMIEHLAALPPVPAALDQILHHFGTDVVAEVTGRARRIVAHCDGSGQVRFAVETRPASANLAETQAFMDDAKRILIFSDAGGTGRSYHADLGARNRRLRVHYLLEAGWKADNAIQGFGRTNRTNQAQPPRFRPVTTDVKAQKRFISTIARRLDSLGAITRGQRQTGGQNMFRPEDNLESHYARDALRQLYALIAAGKVEGCSLQQFEQATGLSIIEAEGGGLRDELPPITTFLNRMLALTIALQDILFTAFEDLLSRRIEGAMASGTYEIGLETLRAESFALTSRRTIYTHPGTGAVTDLLTIARKDRTRTVTLDEALELAGRSQGRLLFNQRSGRAAVEMPARSMMRDDGSVEARIRLVRPGEASTVPVEAMAASHWEPADETAFRTAWTAELATIPEFETSTLHMVSGLLLPIWKQLPDESTRVYRLQTDDGQRFVGRKVSPAWVAAIIEEEAPALAPDAAFAMLMSGEAALQLREGQTLQQVRAMGTPRIELAGFSDLALDRLKAIGLISEIVSWKLRVFVPTGSDGPAILARLLERYPLERILPRRESARVA; from the coding sequence CTGATCACGGCAGCTACCGCGCTCCTTCCCCTGCTGGTGCGGGGCGAGCGCATTGCCACCGCGCGGTTGCGCCGGGTCATGGAGGAAGCCTTCGGCGGTAGCGATGCCGAGGGGCGCTGGAGCTGGAAGCTTGCCTATGAAGCCTGCGAAGCGGCCCAGGTCCTGTTCCTGCGCCGCTATGGCGCAGCCCTGCTGAGGCGGCCGGGCGGAGCACAGGCATTGCTCGCCGCCATCCAACGCTTGGCCGACCTGCTTCCGACCCAGACCCGGCGATCGGAAGACGGACAGGCCTTTCAGCAGTTCTCCACGCCCCTGCCGCTGGGGCTAGTTGCCGCCGTCGCAGCCCGGATCACGCCCAGTGACCTGGTTCTCGAACCATCGGCAGGAACCGGCATGCTGGCGATCCTCGCCGAGATCATGGGCGCCCGTTTGCACCTTAACGAGCTGGCCGATGGCCGGGCTGACCTGTTGTCCGGACTGTTTGCGACCCTGCCGGTCACGCGCCACGACGCTGCCCAGATCGACGATTTTCTGGAGCCCGACCTGTCACCGAGCCTCGTGCTGATGAACCCGCCGTTCTCGGCAGCGGTCCACGTCAAGGGCCGGGTCCGCGATGCAGCCTTGCGCCACATGCGCTCGGCGTTTGCGCGGCTTGCCCCCGGCGGGCGGCTTGTCGCCATCACCGGCGCGAACTGCTCGCCCCATGATCCTGCCTGGCAGGACGCCTTTGCTGAACTCCAGCAGGCAGGCACTCTCGTCTTTACCGCCGCGATTGCCGGCAAGGTGTTCGCGCCCCACGGCACCGCGATTGCCACGCGCCTGACCGTGATCGACAAGCTGCCTGCTGCCGATCCGCTTGCTTTCCCTGAGCCGCGCGGGATGGCCCCGGACGTTGCCAGCCTGCTCGACTGGATCCTCGCCGACCTGTCGCCCCGGCCGGACTGCACGCCGTCTGTTCCCGTCCACATCGTCGGGCCCCAGGATGGACGCGCCACCGGGATGCAGCATGGCCGTCCTGCCGTGGTCGCGGTCCCGCTGAAGGGCAATGTCCCGTCGCTCGAAGGGATCGAGCTCGAGTATGAGACGCTCGAAAGCGCCCCAGCAGACACCGTCCAGCTGGGCGAGGCAATCTACGAGCCTTACACGCTCCAGTCGCTCCGCATCCCGGGCGCAGTTCCCCATCCGACGCCGCTGGTCCAGTCGGCGGCCATGGCCTCGGTAGCACCGCCGCCACCCAACTATCGTCCGCATGTCCCGGCGAGACTGGTCGCCGATGGCATGCTGTCTGACACACAGCTCGAATCAGTGATCTATGCCGGGGAAGCCCATGCCGGATTTCTGTCCGGAGCCTGGGCAGTGGATGCGACGTTCGATGTCCTGTCGGCCGCGAGCGAGGAGCAGGAGGGCGCCGTCCGCTTCCGGCGGGGCTGGTTCCTCGGTGATGGCACCGGCGCGGGCAAAGGCCGCCAGGTCGCCGGGATCATCCTCGACAACTGGCTCAAGGGTCGCCGCCGCGCGTTATGGATTTCGGTGTCGGACCGGTTGTTGGAAGACGCGCAGCGCGACTGGGCGGCCCTCGGGCAGGAGCGCCTGCAGGTCACCCCGCTGTCGCGTTTCCGACAGGGTAGCCCGATCCGCTTTGCCGAAGGCATCCTGTTTACGACCTATGCGACCCTCCGTTCGCAGGAACGCGAAGGCAAGGCCTCGCGCCTGGCGCAGATTGTCGAATGGCTCGGCTGCGATTTTGACGGGGTCATCGTGTTTGACGAAGCCCATGCCATGGCCAATGCCGCCGGCGGCAAGGGCAGTCGGGGCGAACAGACGCCCTCCCAGCAGGGCCGGGCGGGTCTGCGCCTCCAGCATGCCTTGCCCTCGGCACGAGTTGTCTATGTCTCGGCGACCGGGGCGACCACGGTCCAGAACCTGGCCTATGCCCAGCGGCTCGGACTGTGGAGCGGTGAAGACTTCCCGTTCGCGACGCGCGGCGAATTCGTGGCGGCGATCGAGAACGGCGGGGTCGCGGCAATGGAAGTGCTGGCCCGCGATCTCAAGGCGCTCGGGCTGTATGCCTCGCGTTCGCTGTCGTTCGACGGGGTCGAATATGACATGCTTGAACACGCGCTGACGGGCGAGCAGGTGCGGATCTACGATGCCTATGCCGCCGCCTTCCAGGTCATTCACAATCACCTCGATGCAGCCCTTGCTGCAGCCAACGTCACTTCGGTGACCGGTACGCTCAACGCCCAGGCCAGGTCCGCCGCCCGCTCGGCGTTCGAAAGCGCCAAGCAACGCTTCTTCAACCACCTGATCACCGCGATGCAGTGTCCGAGCGTCATTGCCGCGATCGAGCAGGACCTGGAGGCGGGACAAGCCGCCGTCGTGCAGATCGTCTCGACCGGGGAAGCCCTGATGGAGCGGCGTCTGGCGGACATTCCGACCGAGGAGTGGAACGACGTCCGCGTTGACATCACGCCTCGCGAATATGTTCTGTCGTACCTCGAGCACAGCTTCCCGGTGCAGTTGTTCGAGCCCTACAGCGATGAGGAGGGGAACCTGTCATCGCGCCCGGTCTGGAAGGATGGGCAGCCGGTTCTCTGCCGCGAGGCGGTCGCACGCCGCCAGCAGATGATCGAGCATCTGGCCGCCTTGCCGCCGGTGCCTGCCGCGCTCGACCAGATCCTCCATCATTTTGGCACGGATGTGGTCGCCGAAGTGACCGGCCGCGCCCGGCGCATTGTCGCGCACTGCGATGGCAGCGGGCAGGTCCGCTTTGCCGTCGAGACCCGTCCCGCGTCCGCCAACCTCGCTGAGACCCAAGCCTTCATGGACGATGCCAAGCGGATCCTCATCTTCTCCGACGCCGGAGGAACGGGGCGATCCTATCACGCCGACCTCGGAGCCCGGAACCGCCGGCTGCGGGTCCACTACCTGCTCGAGGCCGGGTGGAAGGCCGATAACGCCATCCAGGGCTTCGGGCGGACCAACCGCACCAACCAGGCGCAGCCGCCCCGGTTTCGTCCAGTGACGACCGATGTGAAGGCGCAGAAGCGCTTTATCTCGACCATCGCCCGGCGGCTCGACAGCCTTGGCGCCATCACCCGCGGCCAGCGCCAGACGGGCGGGCAGAACATGTTCCGGCCCGAGGATAATCTCGAGTCGCACTATGCGCGCGACGCCCTGCGCCAGCTCTATGCCCTGATCGCCGCCGGCAAGGTTGAAGGCTGCAGTCTCCAGCAGTTCGAGCAGGCGACCGGGCTATCGATCATTGAAGCCGAAGGCGGCGGGCTGCGCGACGAGCTTCCGCCGATCACGACCTTCCTCAACCGCATGCTGGCCCTGACGATTGCGCTGCAGGACATTCTCTTCACCGCGTTCGAAGACCTGCTCTCCCGCCGGATCGAAGGCGCGATGGCCAGCGGCACTTATGAAATCGGCCTCGAGACCCTGCGCGCAGAGAGCTTCGCGCTGACCTCGCGCCGGACCATCTATACCCATCCCGGCACTGGCGCCGTGACCGACCTGCTGACCATCGCCCGCAAGGATCGCACCCGGACAGTCACCCTGGATGAAGCACTTGAGCTTGCCGGACGCAGCCAGGGACGGCTGCTCTTCAACCAGCGCTCGGGCCGCGCGGCGGTCGAGATGCCCGCGCGCAGCATGATGCGCGACGACGGTTCGGTCGAAGCCCGCATTCGACTGGTGCGCCCGGGCGAGGCCAGCACGGTGCCGGTTGAGGCCATGGCGGCAAGCCACTGGGAGCCTGCCGACGAAACAGCGTTCAGGACAGCCTGGACGGCCGAACTGGCGACGATCCCGGAGTTTGAAACCAGCACCCTGCACATGGTCAGCGGTCTGTTGCTGCCGATCTGGAAGCAGCTGCCCGACGAAAGCACCCGGGTATACCGGCTCCAGACCGATGACGGGCAGCGCTTTGTCGGGCGCAAGGTCTCGCCAGCATGGGTCGCCGCGATCATCGAGGAAGAGGCACCGGCACTCGCGCCCGATGCCGCCTTTGCCATGCTCATGTCCGGAGAAGCGGCGTTGCAACTGCGCGAAGGGCAGACCCTCCAGCAGGTCCGCGCCATGGGCACGCCGCGTATCGAGCTTGCGGGTTTCAGCGATCTGGCGCTCGACCGGCTGAAGGCGATCGGGCTCATCTCCGAAATCGTCTCGTGGAAGCTGCGCGTGTTCGTGCCGACCGGCAGCGACGGCCCCGCCATCCTCGCCCGGCTGCTCGAGCGCTATCCTCTCGAGCGCATCCTGCCCCGCCGCGAGAGCGCCAGGGTAGCCTGA